One window of Dechloromonas sp. ZY10 genomic DNA carries:
- the fabG gene encoding 3-oxoacyl-ACP reductase FabG gives MLNEKVALVTGATRGIGRAIALELGKLGATVIGTATSEDGAGKISAYLAEAGIAGRGVVLNVTDVAQSDALLTDLGKEFGAIGILVNNAGITRDNLAMRMGDDDWDAVIDTNLKAVFRLSRGVMRGMMKARFGRIINISSVVGYSGNPGQANYCAAKAGVAGLTRSLARELGSRNITVNCVAPGYVATDMTHALTDEQKAAMLASIPLGRAGTPEDIAGAVAFLASPAGAYVTGTTIHVNGGMFMD, from the coding sequence ATGCTGAACGAAAAAGTTGCCCTGGTGACCGGTGCCACGCGTGGTATCGGGCGTGCGATTGCGCTCGAGTTGGGCAAGCTGGGAGCGACCGTGATTGGTACGGCGACCAGCGAAGACGGCGCCGGCAAGATTTCCGCTTACCTCGCCGAAGCCGGCATTGCCGGGCGCGGCGTGGTGCTCAATGTGACCGATGTGGCGCAGAGCGATGCCTTGCTTACCGATCTCGGCAAGGAATTCGGTGCCATCGGGATTCTGGTGAACAATGCCGGTATCACCCGTGACAACCTGGCGATGCGGATGGGCGATGATGACTGGGATGCGGTGATCGACACCAATCTCAAGGCCGTCTTCCGCCTCTCGCGCGGTGTCATGCGCGGCATGATGAAAGCGCGTTTTGGCCGGATCATCAATATTTCATCGGTCGTTGGCTATTCCGGAAACCCCGGTCAGGCCAACTACTGCGCAGCCAAGGCGGGGGTTGCTGGTTTGACCCGTTCGCTGGCTCGCGAACTGGGTAGTCGCAACATTACCGTGAATTGCGTTGCACCAGGCTACGTTGCGACCGACATGACGCATGCCTTGACCGACGAGCAGAAGGCCGCCATGCTGGCGTCGATTCCGCTGGGGCGTGCCGGCACGCCCGAGGATATTGCCGGTGCGGTGGCCTTCCTGGCCTCGCCTGCCGGTGCTTATGTGACAGGTACCACCATTCATGTGAATGGCGGTATGTTCATGGATTGA
- the plsX gene encoding phosphate acyltransferase PlsX, translating to MTRIAVDCMGGDHGPSVTVPAAIRFLAEQPSAQLLLVGREEVLRPLLGEQAANPRLRIVPATEVVGMDESPSLALRNKKDSSMRVAINQVKSGDADACVSAGNTGALMAISRFVLKMLPGIERPAICAPLPTATGHTHMLDLGANVDCAPEHLLQFGIMGAMLVAAMEHKERPTVGVLNIGEEEIKGNEVVKAAAELLRGSGLNFVGNVEGDGIYKGHADVIVCDGFVGNVALKTSEGLAQLLAGSLKDEFKRNWLTKLAALFAISVLNRFKQRFDHRRYNGAILLGLKGISVKSHGSADELAFGNAIRRAFDAAENRVLERITAQMAQMQPQAAVEA from the coding sequence ATGACCCGCATTGCCGTTGATTGCATGGGGGGTGACCACGGACCGTCGGTGACGGTTCCTGCGGCCATCCGTTTTCTTGCCGAGCAGCCCTCGGCCCAGTTGTTACTCGTTGGTCGCGAAGAAGTCCTGCGCCCCTTGTTGGGCGAACAGGCCGCTAACCCGCGTCTGCGCATCGTGCCTGCTACAGAAGTGGTCGGGATGGACGAATCGCCATCCCTGGCGTTGCGCAACAAGAAAGACTCTTCGATGCGCGTGGCGATCAATCAGGTTAAAAGTGGCGATGCCGATGCCTGCGTTTCTGCCGGCAATACCGGCGCGCTGATGGCGATTTCGCGTTTTGTCCTGAAAATGCTGCCCGGCATCGAACGGCCGGCGATCTGCGCCCCTTTGCCGACCGCTACCGGGCATACGCACATGCTCGATCTGGGCGCTAATGTCGATTGCGCGCCGGAGCACCTGCTCCAGTTTGGAATCATGGGCGCGATGCTGGTCGCCGCGATGGAGCACAAGGAGCGCCCTACGGTCGGCGTGCTCAATATCGGTGAAGAGGAAATCAAAGGCAATGAGGTGGTCAAGGCTGCTGCTGAGTTGCTGCGCGGCTCCGGCCTGAACTTTGTCGGCAATGTCGAAGGCGATGGCATCTACAAAGGGCACGCCGATGTGATTGTTTGCGATGGCTTTGTCGGCAATGTCGCGCTGAAAACTTCCGAGGGTCTGGCGCAATTGCTTGCCGGTTCGCTCAAGGATGAGTTCAAGCGGAACTGGCTGACCAAACTGGCTGCTTTGTTTGCAATTTCCGTCCTCAATCGCTTCAAGCAGCGTTTCGATCATCGTCGCTACAACGGTGCGATCCTGCTCGGGCTCAAGGGTATTTCAGTGAAAAGCCATGGCTCAGCGGATGAGCTGGCGTTTGGCAATGCGATTCGGCGTGCATTCGACGCTGCCGAAAATCGGGTTCTTGAACGGATTACTGCGCAAATGGCGCAGATGCAGCCGCAGGCTGCGGTGGAGGCTTGA
- a CDS encoding nucleoside triphosphate pyrophosphatase, whose translation MSRPLILASTSPYRRELLERLGLPFTVANPQTDETPLPDESPEALSLRLAEAKARAVAKLHPDALIIGSDQVATVDGKIYGKPGNRERGIAQLQELSGKTVNFFTGLCLLDSCSNQAQVRGVPTLVTFRTLSPQEIENYLDREPAFNCAGSAKSEGLGIALLQSMRGDDPNALVGLPLIALCDMLRNAGIKVL comes from the coding sequence ATGTCCCGACCACTGATCCTTGCCTCAACCTCTCCTTACCGCCGCGAACTGCTGGAGCGCCTTGGCCTGCCATTTACCGTCGCCAATCCGCAAACCGATGAAACGCCGCTCCCCGACGAAAGCCCGGAAGCACTCTCGCTCCGCCTGGCCGAAGCAAAAGCCAGAGCCGTCGCCAAACTCCATCCGGACGCGCTGATCATTGGCAGCGACCAGGTCGCTACGGTCGACGGCAAAATCTACGGAAAACCCGGCAACCGGGAACGCGGCATTGCCCAACTTCAGGAACTCTCAGGAAAAACCGTCAACTTCTTCACCGGCCTGTGCCTGCTGGATAGCTGCAGTAATCAGGCCCAGGTACGCGGCGTACCGACGCTGGTCACCTTCCGCACGCTCAGCCCCCAGGAAATCGAAAATTACCTCGACCGCGAGCCCGCCTTCAACTGCGCCGGATCGGCCAAATCCGAAGGACTAGGCATCGCACTGCTGCAAAGCATGCGCGGCGACGACCCGAACGCCTTGGTCGGGCTGCCGCTGATCGCCCTCTGCGACATGCTGCGCAACGCCGGCATCAAGGTACTGTAA
- a CDS encoding Rieske (2Fe-2S) protein — MAGAKRLICRSDELLDGGRGVRFGVEFGGRERSAFAIRYDGGVYAYFNECGHVPAELDWQPGEFFDSAKLYLICSIHGALYSPRDGRCLGGRCQGRGLQPLVVFEEAGAVWLDLDRLLVGVARGGLPVFSKMEINNEK; from the coding sequence ATGGCTGGCGCAAAACGCCTGATCTGCCGCAGCGATGAATTGCTGGATGGTGGTCGAGGTGTCCGGTTTGGAGTTGAATTTGGCGGGCGGGAGCGGTCGGCTTTCGCCATCCGCTACGATGGTGGTGTTTATGCTTATTTCAACGAGTGTGGGCATGTGCCGGCGGAGCTTGACTGGCAGCCGGGTGAGTTCTTCGATTCTGCAAAGTTATACTTGATCTGCTCGATTCACGGCGCCCTTTATTCGCCGCGCGACGGGCGCTGCCTTGGTGGTCGCTGCCAGGGGAGAGGGCTGCAGCCTCTGGTGGTGTTCGAGGAGGCGGGGGCGGTCTGGCTGGATCTTGACCGGCTTTTGGTGGGTGTTGCTCGCGGTGGCCTTCCTGTGTTTTCAAAGATGGAAATAAATAACGAAAAATGA
- a CDS encoding SAM-dependent methyltransferase yields the protein MNSNPTSGKLYLIPVPLGPSPISANLTPSALEIIRPLTHFVVEQAKTARAFLKAVSTNLPLQQLQLAELNEHTRADALEALLAPLLAGHDLGLLSEAGCPAVADPGANLVALAQRHGVQVIPLIGPSSLLLALMASGLNGQCFAFHGYLPTKDAERSKALRELENESRKRRMTQLFIETPYRNRALFDALLNTCQPGTRLCLATDLTLDSERIVTRSISAWRQQLKKEAPPDIERRPTVFLLLA from the coding sequence ATGAACTCCAACCCCACCTCCGGCAAGCTCTACCTGATCCCCGTCCCCCTAGGCCCTAGCCCGATCAGTGCCAACCTGACACCTTCAGCACTGGAAATCATCCGGCCGCTGACCCACTTTGTGGTCGAACAAGCCAAAACCGCGCGCGCCTTTCTGAAAGCTGTCAGCACCAATCTGCCACTGCAACAACTCCAGTTAGCCGAACTGAACGAACACACCCGGGCCGACGCGCTAGAAGCCCTGCTCGCGCCACTGCTCGCCGGCCACGACCTCGGCCTGCTTTCGGAAGCAGGCTGCCCGGCGGTCGCCGACCCCGGAGCCAATCTGGTCGCACTGGCGCAGCGACACGGCGTTCAGGTCATCCCGCTGATCGGACCATCGTCCCTGCTGCTGGCACTAATGGCCTCCGGACTCAATGGGCAGTGCTTTGCTTTTCATGGCTACCTGCCCACCAAGGATGCCGAACGCAGCAAAGCATTGCGCGAACTGGAAAACGAATCACGCAAACGGCGGATGACCCAGTTGTTTATCGAGACCCCCTACCGCAATCGCGCACTGTTCGATGCTCTACTCAACACCTGCCAGCCAGGCACCCGCCTTTGCCTGGCAACCGACCTGACGCTGGACAGCGAACGGATCGTGACTCGCAGCATCAGCGCATGGCGGCAACAACTCAAAAAAGAAGCGCCGCCCGATATCGAGCGGCGCCCTACCGTATTTTTGCTTCTCGCCTGA
- a CDS encoding S49 family peptidase, which produces MNDPQQSETRLPTESEKSSWEQKTLEKLVFATLEEQRARRRWGIFFKALGFVYLLIVLVAVVDWGVGAEQQERHTAMINVTGVIDSKGLASAEHVISALNSAFKEKNAAGVILRINSPGGSPVQSGLINDEIIRLRQAHPDKPLYAVVEDMCASGGYYVAAAADRIYVNKASIVGSIGVLMDGFGFTGTMDKLGVERRLLTAGDNKGFLDPFSPQAPQQRAHAQVLLNDIHRQFIEVVKQGRGKRLKETPEMFSGLMWTGAQSVELGLADDYGSVDSVARDVLKAEKVLDYSIKDNIAERFAKRLGAGAVGSLWQGVAESTAGLRWQ; this is translated from the coding sequence ATGAACGATCCTCAACAATCCGAAACTCGTTTGCCGACTGAGTCGGAAAAGTCGTCCTGGGAGCAGAAAACCCTGGAAAAACTGGTCTTTGCCACCCTTGAGGAGCAGCGGGCGCGGCGTCGCTGGGGGATCTTTTTCAAGGCGCTGGGTTTTGTCTATCTGCTGATCGTGCTGGTTGCCGTGGTCGATTGGGGGGTGGGGGCCGAGCAGCAGGAACGCCATACCGCGATGATCAACGTCACCGGCGTGATCGATTCGAAGGGGTTGGCCAGCGCCGAGCATGTGATTTCGGCGTTGAACAGCGCGTTCAAGGAAAAAAATGCGGCTGGGGTCATCCTGCGTATCAACAGTCCGGGCGGGAGTCCGGTGCAGTCCGGATTGATTAACGACGAGATTATTCGTTTGCGTCAGGCGCATCCGGACAAGCCTTTGTATGCCGTGGTTGAGGATATGTGTGCTTCCGGCGGTTATTACGTGGCGGCGGCGGCGGACCGAATTTATGTCAACAAGGCCAGTATCGTCGGTTCGATCGGCGTCTTGATGGATGGTTTTGGTTTTACCGGGACCATGGACAAGCTCGGGGTAGAGCGGCGTTTGTTGACTGCTGGCGACAACAAGGGCTTTCTCGATCCCTTTTCGCCGCAGGCGCCCCAGCAGCGCGCGCATGCGCAGGTGTTGCTCAATGACATCCATCGCCAGTTCATCGAGGTGGTCAAGCAGGGGCGTGGCAAGCGGCTCAAGGAAACGCCGGAAATGTTTTCCGGTCTGATGTGGACTGGGGCTCAGAGCGTCGAATTGGGGTTGGCGGACGACTACGGTAGTGTCGATAGCGTCGCCCGCGACGTGCTGAAAGCGGAGAAGGTGCTGGACTACTCGATCAAGGACAATATTGCCGAGCGTTTTGCCAAGCGTCTGGGGGCAGGGGCGGTGGGCAGTTTGTGGCAGGGGGTGGCCGAGAGCACGGCCGGGTTGCGCTGGCAGTAG
- a CDS encoding DUF177 domain-containing protein, with the protein MVLFKGFGATKSANGLLQWHFVLTWANKNNIIRSLSRSSLRLKKITDAFVFAREGRVLEGALPLASLERLHDLVVEVAGEVHFRLRGFKGSRGEPMLEVQVSGAVPLACQRCLQAISFDLEVDNRLELVPEGADLSQDELEDDTRDFLPVVRELDVLELVEDEILLSLPVAPRHEKCGLPGASESGERPNPFAALASFKGKPN; encoded by the coding sequence ATGGTGTTATTTAAAGGCTTCGGTGCAACAAAATCGGCTAACGGGCTGTTGCAATGGCACTTTGTTTTGACTTGGGCAAACAAAAATAATATCATCCGAAGTTTAAGTCGAAGCAGCTTGAGATTGAAAAAGATTACAGACGCTTTCGTTTTTGCCCGCGAGGGGCGTGTTCTTGAGGGGGCACTGCCGCTGGCATCGCTTGAACGGCTGCATGATCTGGTGGTTGAGGTGGCGGGTGAAGTACATTTCCGTCTCCGCGGGTTCAAAGGTTCGCGTGGCGAGCCGATGCTGGAAGTGCAGGTTTCGGGGGCTGTTCCCTTGGCTTGCCAGCGTTGCCTGCAGGCCATTTCTTTTGATCTTGAGGTCGATAACCGGCTGGAACTAGTTCCTGAAGGTGCCGATCTGTCGCAAGACGAGCTGGAAGACGACACCCGGGACTTTCTGCCGGTGGTGCGTGAACTGGATGTGCTTGAGCTGGTTGAGGATGAAATCCTGCTCAGTCTGCCGGTGGCCCCGCGGCACGAAAAATGTGGCTTGCCCGGAGCCTCCGAGTCCGGCGAACGGCCCAATCCGTTTGCGGCACTGGCGAGTTTCAAGGGTAAGCCGAACTGA
- the fabF gene encoding beta-ketoacyl-ACP synthase II — protein MARRRIVVTGLGLISPVGNSVEEGWQNIIAGRSGIAPITKFDTSTFPVQFAGEVKNFDITQYIAAKDARRMDAFIHFGLAAGIQAVRDAGLDQAGAADPERVGVSIGSGIGGLPLIENTKAEYDAAGVRKVSPFFVPGSIINMISGNLSIEFGFKGPNIAVVTACTTGTHSIGEAARIIEYGDADVMIAGGAESTVSPLGMGGFCAARALSTRNDDPATASRPWDKDRDGFVLGEGAGVLVLEEYEHAKARGAKIYAELAGYGMSADAYHITAPNMDGPRRSMVNALKNAGVTPADVQYVNAHGTSTPLGDKNESDAIKAAFGDAARDIVVNSTKSMTGHLLGGAGGVESLFTVLAIHHQISPPTINIFNQDPECDLDYCANVARPMKIDVALKNNFGFGGTNGSLVFKRV, from the coding sequence TTGGCACGTCGCAGAATTGTCGTTACCGGCCTGGGCCTGATTTCCCCGGTTGGAAATAGCGTTGAAGAGGGCTGGCAGAACATCATCGCCGGTCGTTCCGGTATTGCCCCGATCACCAAGTTCGATACGTCCACCTTCCCGGTCCAGTTTGCCGGCGAGGTCAAGAATTTCGACATTACCCAGTACATTGCCGCCAAGGATGCGCGTCGGATGGATGCCTTCATCCACTTCGGTCTGGCTGCCGGTATTCAGGCGGTGCGGGATGCAGGCCTCGACCAGGCTGGTGCTGCCGATCCCGAGCGGGTTGGCGTGTCGATCGGCTCCGGTATCGGCGGTCTGCCGCTGATCGAGAACACCAAGGCGGAATACGATGCTGCCGGCGTGCGCAAGGTGTCGCCTTTCTTCGTGCCCGGTTCGATCATCAACATGATCTCCGGCAACCTGTCGATCGAGTTTGGCTTCAAGGGGCCGAACATCGCCGTGGTTACCGCCTGTACGACCGGCACCCATTCGATCGGCGAAGCTGCGCGCATCATCGAGTACGGTGATGCCGACGTGATGATCGCCGGCGGTGCCGAGTCGACCGTGTCGCCGCTGGGTATGGGCGGTTTCTGTGCCGCCCGCGCGCTGTCCACCCGCAACGACGATCCGGCGACTGCCAGCCGTCCTTGGGACAAGGATCGCGACGGTTTCGTGCTGGGCGAAGGGGCCGGGGTTCTGGTACTGGAAGAGTACGAGCACGCCAAGGCTCGTGGCGCCAAGATTTACGCCGAACTCGCCGGTTATGGCATGAGCGCCGACGCTTACCACATCACCGCGCCGAACATGGACGGTCCGCGCCGTTCGATGGTCAATGCCCTGAAGAATGCCGGCGTGACCCCGGCCGACGTGCAGTACGTCAATGCCCATGGTACCTCGACCCCGCTCGGCGATAAGAATGAATCCGATGCGATCAAGGCCGCCTTTGGCGATGCTGCCCGCGATATCGTCGTGAACTCGACCAAGTCGATGACCGGTCACCTCCTTGGCGGTGCTGGCGGCGTTGAGTCCCTGTTCACCGTGCTGGCGATCCATCATCAGATTTCGCCGCCGACGATCAATATCTTTAATCAGGATCCTGAGTGCGATCTGGACTATTGTGCCAATGTCGCTCGTCCGATGAAGATTGACGTAGCGCTGAAGAACAACTTCGGTTTCGGTGGGACCAACGGTTCGCTGGTCTTCAAGCGCGTCTGA
- a CDS encoding HAD family hydrolase, with protein sequence MGVKYSLVVFDWDGTLLDSAATIVRSIQAACHDLGLPIPDDARARHVIGLGLADAMRHAVPELRPEQMQAMVDRYRHHYLSSDHQLTLFAGVPAMLERLRSAGHMLAIATGKSRIGLERALDHSGLRPVFMGSRCADECHSKPHPQMLEELILEFGVDAASTVMIGDTSHDMQMARNAGVDGLAVTYGAHPHAHLLDSSPRACLHSVQELDAWLAQNA encoded by the coding sequence ATTGGTGTGAAGTATTCGCTGGTGGTGTTTGACTGGGATGGCACCTTGCTTGATTCCGCTGCGACCATTGTTCGCTCGATTCAGGCGGCTTGTCATGACCTTGGCTTGCCGATTCCCGACGATGCTCGCGCCCGGCATGTGATTGGTCTTGGTCTCGCAGACGCGATGCGGCATGCAGTTCCGGAACTGCGGCCCGAGCAGATGCAGGCGATGGTCGATCGCTATCGCCATCACTATTTGTCGAGCGATCATCAGTTGACCTTGTTTGCCGGCGTGCCGGCGATGCTTGAGCGCTTGCGCTCGGCTGGGCACATGCTGGCGATTGCCACTGGCAAGAGTCGCATCGGATTGGAGCGGGCGCTCGATCATTCCGGTTTGCGGCCTGTATTCATGGGGTCGCGTTGCGCTGATGAGTGTCACTCCAAGCCGCATCCGCAAATGCTTGAGGAACTGATCCTGGAATTTGGCGTCGATGCAGCGTCGACCGTGATGATCGGCGATACCTCGCATGATATGCAGATGGCCAGGAATGCCGGGGTTGATGGCCTGGCTGTGACTTACGGGGCGCATCCGCATGCGCATTTGCTGGATAGTTCGCCGCGTGCGTGTCTGCACTCGGTTCAGGAGCTTGATGCATGGCTGGCGCAAAACGCCTGA
- the acpP gene encoding acyl carrier protein, producing the protein MDNIVERVKKIVAEQLGVNEADIKNESSFVDDLGADSLDTVELVMALEEEFECEIPDEQAEKITTVQQAVDYILANKK; encoded by the coding sequence ATGGATAACATCGTAGAGCGCGTCAAGAAAATCGTCGCCGAACAACTGGGCGTGAACGAAGCGGACATCAAGAACGAGTCCTCCTTCGTGGACGATCTGGGCGCTGACTCCCTGGACACCGTCGAGCTGGTCATGGCCCTCGAAGAAGAATTCGAGTGCGAAATCCCCGACGAACAGGCCGAGAAGATCACCACGGTGCAGCAGGCCGTCGATTACATTCTCGCCAACAAGAAGTAA
- a CDS encoding RluA family pseudouridine synthase, producing the protein MKDTGKKSLNQAVVRVEIGEDEVGQRLDNFLIRRCKGVPKSHLYRILRSGEVRVNSGRVDATYRLQLGDSVRIPPIRVAERVESAIDEVAKQRVELPIIYEDEAMLVIDKPEGIAVHGGSGVSFGVIEALRRQRPLAKFLELAHRLDRETSGVLLVGKKRLALTALHDMFREHGAGADKRYLVLVKGRWMNQTQHVRLPLHKYLTEGGERRVSVDAQGKPSHTVFRLLARWSGMSLLEAQLKTGRTHQIRVHLAHLGFPILGDEKYGDFALNRDLKRDGLKRMALHAWNIAFRHPLTAVPLSCRASLPAGIADYIATVDARESREFAVADLQERLV; encoded by the coding sequence ATGAAGGATACAGGGAAGAAATCACTCAACCAGGCGGTTGTGCGGGTCGAAATCGGCGAAGACGAAGTCGGGCAACGGCTCGATAATTTTCTCATTCGGCGGTGCAAGGGGGTGCCCAAAAGTCACCTTTACCGGATTTTGCGTAGCGGCGAAGTGCGGGTGAATAGCGGTCGGGTTGATGCGACCTATCGCCTGCAGTTGGGTGATAGCGTCAGAATCCCGCCGATTCGCGTTGCCGAACGGGTTGAAAGTGCAATCGACGAAGTCGCCAAGCAGCGGGTCGAACTGCCGATCATCTACGAAGATGAGGCGATGCTGGTGATCGATAAGCCGGAAGGGATTGCCGTTCACGGTGGTAGTGGCGTCAGTTTCGGCGTGATCGAAGCCTTGCGCCGGCAGCGCCCACTGGCCAAGTTTCTTGAATTGGCTCATCGCCTTGATCGGGAAACCTCGGGGGTGTTGCTGGTGGGGAAGAAGCGTCTGGCGCTGACTGCCTTGCACGACATGTTTCGCGAGCATGGTGCCGGGGCGGACAAGCGTTACCTGGTGCTGGTCAAGGGGCGCTGGATGAATCAGACGCAGCATGTCCGGCTCCCGTTGCACAAGTATTTGACCGAAGGCGGCGAGCGTCGGGTCAGCGTTGATGCGCAGGGTAAGCCCTCGCATACGGTATTTCGCTTGCTGGCCCGCTGGTCGGGGATGAGTCTGCTTGAAGCGCAGTTGAAGACCGGGCGGACGCACCAGATTCGCGTGCATCTGGCGCATCTCGGCTTTCCGATTCTCGGTGATGAGAAGTACGGCGATTTCGCGCTGAACCGCGATTTGAAGCGTGATGGCTTGAAACGCATGGCGCTGCATGCGTGGAATATCGCTTTCCGGCATCCTTTGACGGCGGTCCCCTTGAGTTGTCGTGCTTCATTGCCGGCGGGGATTGCTGATTACATTGCCACGGTCGACGCCCGGGAAAGCCGGGAATTTGCCGTTGCCGATTTGCAGGAGAGATTGGTGTGA
- the fabD gene encoding ACP S-malonyltransferase, producing MSFAFVFPGQGSQSVGMMAAYGDAAVVRATFDEASAALGDDLWAMVADGPAELLAQTVNTQPVMLTAGIAAWRLWQEKGGKQPAVVAGHSLGEYAALVAAGVIEFKDAVPLVRLRAAAMQAAVPLGTGAMAAILGLDNDGIVAACAEAALGEVVEPVNFNANGQTVIAGHKAAVERAMAACKARGAKMAKGLPVSAPFHSSLIRPAAEQLAARLNELTLQVPQIPVINNVDVALESDPARIKDALVRQAYNPVRWVETVQKMAAMGVSTVAECGPGKVLAGLTKRCADGVNGVALADLASLEANLGLE from the coding sequence ATGTCTTTTGCGTTCGTTTTTCCGGGCCAGGGCTCGCAGAGCGTTGGCATGATGGCCGCCTATGGCGATGCCGCTGTGGTGCGTGCCACTTTTGACGAAGCTTCTGCCGCACTGGGCGATGATCTCTGGGCGATGGTTGCCGATGGCCCCGCCGAGTTGCTGGCACAGACGGTCAATACCCAGCCGGTTATGCTGACTGCCGGGATTGCAGCCTGGCGTTTGTGGCAGGAGAAGGGCGGCAAGCAGCCGGCGGTGGTGGCCGGGCATAGCTTGGGCGAGTACGCAGCGCTGGTGGCTGCCGGTGTAATCGAGTTCAAGGATGCGGTGCCGCTGGTACGCTTGCGCGCAGCTGCGATGCAGGCCGCTGTGCCGCTCGGTACCGGTGCGATGGCGGCAATTCTCGGGCTGGATAACGACGGTATCGTTGCAGCTTGTGCCGAGGCAGCGCTGGGTGAAGTGGTCGAGCCGGTTAATTTCAACGCCAACGGCCAGACCGTGATTGCCGGCCACAAGGCTGCAGTCGAGCGGGCAATGGCCGCATGCAAGGCGCGCGGAGCCAAGATGGCCAAGGGTCTGCCGGTGTCGGCACCGTTCCATTCTTCGTTGATTCGTCCGGCCGCCGAGCAGCTCGCTGCGCGCCTGAATGAGCTGACGCTGCAGGTGCCGCAGATTCCGGTGATCAACAACGTCGATGTTGCGCTTGAGAGTGACCCCGCACGGATCAAGGATGCGCTGGTGCGCCAGGCCTACAACCCGGTGCGCTGGGTCGAGACGGTACAGAAAATGGCCGCGATGGGCGTGTCGACCGTGGCAGAGTGTGGTCCGGGCAAGGTTTTGGCCGGCCTGACCAAGCGTTGCGCTGACGGTGTCAATGGCGTGGCGCTGGCTGATCTGGCCAGCCTCGAAGCAAATCTCGGATTGGAGTAA
- a CDS encoding beta-ketoacyl-ACP synthase III: MMFARIVGTGSYLPGNPVSNNDLAARGIDTNDEWIVTRTGIRTRHLAEAGVTSSELGLVAAQRALEMAGLQAADIDLIIVATSTPDFIFPSTACLIQGKLGNKGAAAFDVQAVCSGFAYALGIAEKFIRSGSHRRALVIGAEVFSRILDWSDRGTCVLFGDGAGAVVLEASEKPGILATAMHADGSQFGILNVPGQVSGGQVIGDPFLRMDGQAVFKFAVRVLAEIAEEVCSIAGVATSEVDWLIPHQANIRIIEATGKKLAIERERVIVSVDRHGNTSAASVPLALDEAVRDGRIQRGQKVLLEGIGGGFAWGAALLEF, from the coding sequence ATGATGTTTGCACGTATCGTCGGTACTGGCAGCTATTTGCCGGGCAATCCGGTCAGCAATAATGACCTGGCCGCCCGAGGCATCGATACGAACGACGAATGGATCGTTACCCGCACCGGGATTCGTACCCGGCATCTTGCTGAAGCCGGAGTAACCTCCAGTGAGCTGGGCCTGGTGGCTGCGCAACGGGCACTCGAAATGGCTGGGCTGCAAGCGGCTGACATTGATCTGATCATTGTTGCTACCTCGACGCCCGATTTCATCTTCCCGAGCACTGCTTGCCTGATCCAGGGCAAGCTCGGTAACAAGGGGGCTGCCGCGTTTGACGTACAGGCGGTGTGCAGCGGTTTTGCCTATGCACTGGGTATTGCCGAAAAGTTCATTCGCTCGGGGAGCCACCGGCGGGCGCTGGTGATCGGTGCCGAGGTATTCTCGCGTATTCTCGACTGGAGCGATCGCGGTACCTGTGTCCTGTTTGGTGACGGGGCTGGTGCAGTGGTTCTCGAAGCGTCGGAAAAGCCGGGTATTCTGGCAACAGCGATGCATGCCGACGGCAGTCAGTTCGGAATTCTCAACGTCCCTGGGCAGGTCAGTGGTGGCCAGGTGATCGGCGATCCCTTCCTGCGCATGGATGGGCAGGCAGTATTCAAGTTCGCCGTCCGGGTGCTGGCCGAGATCGCCGAGGAAGTCTGCAGTATTGCCGGCGTCGCAACCAGTGAGGTCGATTGGCTGATTCCGCATCAAGCCAATATCCGCATTATCGAAGCGACCGGGAAAAAACTCGCTATCGAGCGCGAGCGGGTCATCGTCAGCGTCGACCGGCATGGCAACACCTCCGCTGCATCGGTGCCGCTGGCTCTCGACGAGGCGGTGCGCGACGGCCGCATACAGCGCGGCCAGAAGGTGCTGCTCGAAGGGATTGGCGGTGGCTTTGCCTGGGGCGCTGCGCTGCTCGAATTCTGA
- the rpmF gene encoding 50S ribosomal protein L32, with translation MAVQQNKKSPSKRGMHRAHDFLTAPSIAVEATTGETHLRHHISPSGFYRGKKVLKGKGE, from the coding sequence ATGGCCGTTCAACAGAACAAAAAATCCCCGTCCAAGCGTGGCATGCACCGCGCTCACGACTTCCTCACCGCCCCTTCCATCGCCGTTGAAGCAACCACTGGCGAAACGCACCTGCGTCACCACATCTCTCCGAGCGGTTTCTACCGTGGCAAGAAGGTCCTGAAGGGCAAGGGCGAGTAA